Proteins encoded by one window of Streptococcus suis S735:
- a CDS encoding lipopolysaccharide biosynthesis protein, with the protein MSKKSIVVSGLVYTIGTILVQGLAFITLPIYTRVISQEVYGQFSLYNSWVGLVGLFIGLQLGGAFGPGWVHFREKFDDFVSTLMVSSIAFFLPIFGLSFLLSQPLSLLFGLPDWVVPLIFLQSFMSVVQGFFTTYLVQRQQSMWTLLLSVLSAVINTALSLFLIFSMENDFIARVMANSATTGVFACVSLLFFYKKIGLHFRKDYLRYGLSISIPLIFHGLGHNVLNQFDRIMLGKMLTLSDVALYSFGYTLASILQIVFSSLNTVWCPWYFEKKRGADKDLLSYVRYYLAIGLFVTFGFLTIYPELAMLLGGSEYRFSMGFIPMIIVGVFFVFLYSFPANIQFYSGNTKFLPIGTFIAGVLNISVNFVLIPTIGIYGAALATTASYLLLLVLHYFVAKKKYAYDEVAISTFVKVIALVVVYTGLMTVFVGSIWIRWSLGIAVLVVYAYIFRKELTVALNTFREKRSK; encoded by the coding sequence ATGTCTAAAAAATCAATAGTTGTCTCAGGTCTCGTCTATACGATTGGAACCATCCTCGTTCAGGGATTAGCCTTCATTACCCTCCCCATCTATACTCGTGTCATTTCTCAGGAAGTATATGGGCAGTTTAGCTTGTATAATTCGTGGGTGGGGCTAGTTGGTCTCTTTATCGGTCTACAGTTAGGTGGGGCTTTTGGCCCGGGATGGGTACACTTCCGCGAGAAATTTGATGATTTCGTATCCACCTTGATGGTCTCTTCTATCGCTTTCTTTTTACCAATTTTTGGGCTATCTTTTCTCCTCAGTCAGCCCCTATCGCTCCTATTTGGTTTGCCTGATTGGGTCGTTCCGCTTATCTTTTTGCAAAGTTTTATGAGTGTTGTGCAAGGATTTTTTACGACCTATTTAGTGCAGCGGCAGCAGTCCATGTGGACTTTACTCCTATCGGTACTGAGCGCTGTTATCAACACTGCTTTATCTTTATTTCTCATCTTTTCGATGGAGAATGATTTCATCGCTCGTGTAATGGCAAACTCGGCAACGACTGGTGTTTTTGCTTGTGTGTCCTTGTTGTTTTTCTATAAGAAGATTGGGCTTCATTTTCGAAAGGACTATCTTCGGTATGGTTTAAGTATATCGATTCCTCTTATTTTTCATGGATTAGGTCATAATGTACTCAATCAATTTGACAGAATCATGCTCGGCAAGATGCTAACACTGTCAGATGTAGCCCTATACAGTTTCGGCTACACACTTGCGTCTATCTTACAAATTGTGTTTTCGAGCTTGAATACGGTATGGTGTCCGTGGTATTTTGAGAAAAAGAGAGGTGCAGATAAAGATTTGCTCAGTTATGTCCGTTACTATCTGGCGATTGGCCTGTTTGTGACTTTTGGATTTCTAACAATTTACCCTGAATTAGCGATGTTGTTAGGTGGATCTGAGTATCGTTTCAGTATGGGATTTATTCCCATGATTATTGTCGGGGTGTTCTTTGTATTTCTTTATAGTTTTCCAGCCAATATCCAGTTTTATAGTGGAAATACAAAGTTTTTGCCAATTGGTACTTTTATAGCAGGTGTACTAAATATTTCAGTCAACTTTGTTTTGATACCGACGATAGGAATTTATGGTGCTGCTTTGGCAACGACTGCTTCCTATCTGTTGTTGCTAGTCTTGCATTATTTTGTTGCTAAGAAAAAGTATGCTTACGATGAAGTTGCGATTTCAACATTTGTTAAGGTAATTGCTCTTGTTGTCGTCTATACAGGCTTGATGACAGTATTTGTCGGTTCAATCTGGATTCGTTGGTCACTAGGAATAGCGGTTCTAGTCGTTTATGCCTACATTTTTAGAAAGGAATTAACAGTTGCCCTCAATACATTCAGGGAAAAACGGTCTAAATAA
- the wzy gene encoding oligosaccharide repeat unit polymerase Wzy — MRIRINNLFFVAIAFMGIIISNSQVVLAIGKASVIQYLSYLVLILCIVNDLLKNNKHIVVYKLGYLFLIIFLFTIGICQQILPITTKIYLSISMMIISVLATLPISLIKDIDDFRRISNHLLFALFITSILGIMMGATMFTGAVEGIGFSQGFNGGLTHKNFFGITILMGFVLTYLAYKYGSYKRTDRFILGLELFLILISNTRSVYLILLLFLFLVNLDKIKIEQRQWSTLKYISMLFCAIFLYYFFGFLITHSDSYAHRVNGLINFFEYYRNDWFHLMFGAADLAYGDLTLDYAIRVRRVLGWNGTLEMPLLSIMLKNGFIGLVGYGIVLYKLYRNVRILKTDNIKTIGKSVFIIVVLSATVENYIVNLSFVFMPICFCLLNSISTMESTINKQLQT; from the coding sequence ATGAGAATAAGAATTAATAATTTGTTTTTTGTTGCCATAGCGTTTATGGGCATAATTATTAGTAATTCGCAAGTTGTTCTAGCGATAGGCAAAGCTTCTGTGATTCAGTATCTATCTTATTTAGTTTTGATTTTATGTATAGTTAATGATTTATTAAAAAATAACAAACATATTGTAGTTTATAAATTAGGGTATTTGTTTCTTATTATATTTTTATTTACTATCGGAATATGTCAGCAAATTCTTCCTATAACAACTAAAATATATTTATCAATTTCAATGATGATTATTTCAGTTTTAGCAACGTTGCCAATAAGTTTGATAAAAGATATTGATGATTTTAGACGGATTTCAAATCATTTGTTATTCGCTCTTTTTATAACTTCGATATTAGGAATAATGATGGGGGCAACGATGTTCACGGGGGCAGTAGAAGGTATCGGTTTTAGTCAGGGTTTTAATGGAGGATTGACGCATAAGAACTTTTTTGGAATAACTATTTTAATGGGGTTCGTATTAACTTACTTGGCGTATAAGTATGGTTCCTATAAAAGAACGGATCGTTTTATTTTAGGATTAGAATTGTTTTTGATTCTTATTTCAAACACACGCTCAGTTTATTTAATACTATTGCTTTTTCTATTTCTTGTTAATCTTGACAAAATCAAAATAGAACAAAGACAATGGAGTACGCTTAAATATATTTCCATGCTATTTTGTGCTATTTTTTTATACTATTTCTTTGGTTTTTTAATAACACATAGTGATTCTTACGCTCATCGCGTTAATGGTCTTATTAATTTTTTTGAGTATTATAGAAATGATTGGTTCCATCTAATGTTTGGTGCAGCGGATTTGGCATATGGGGATTTAACTTTAGACTATGCTATAAGGGTTAGACGCGTTTTAGGTTGGAATGGAACGCTTGAAATGCCCTTACTGAGTATTATGTTAAAAAATGGTTTTATCGGTCTGGTAGGGTATGGGATTGTTTTATATAAACTTTATCGTAATGTAAGAATATTAAAAACAGATAATATAAAAACAATAGGAAAGTCTGTATTTATCATTGTAGTCCTATCTGCAACAGTAGAAAATTATATTGTAAATTTAAGTTTTGTATTTATGCCAATATGTTTTTGTTTATTAAATTCTATATCTACTATGGAATCAACTATTAACAAACAACTGCAAACATAA
- a CDS encoding glycosyltransferase family 2 protein, producing the protein MEKVSIIVPIFNTEKYLRECLDSIISQSYTNLEILLIDDGSSDSSTDICLEYAEQDGRIKLFRLPNGGVSNARNYGIKNSTANYIMFVDSDDIVDGNIVESLYTCLKENDSDLSGGLLATFDGNYQESELQKCQIDLEEIKEVRDLGNENFPNHYMSGIFNSPCCKLYKNIYINKGFDTEQWLGEDLLFNLNYLKNIKKVSYVNRNLYFARRGIQSTTNTFKKDVFIQLENLEEKTFDLFVKIFGGQYEFSVFKETLQWHIIYYSLLMFKNGDESLPKKLHIFKYLYNRHSLDTLSIKRTSSVFKRICKLIVANNLFKIFLNTLIREEKNND; encoded by the coding sequence ATGGAAAAAGTCAGCATTATTGTACCTATTTTTAATACGGAAAAGTACTTAAGAGAGTGTTTAGATAGCATTATTTCCCAATCGTATACTAATCTAGAGATTCTTTTGATAGATGACGGTTCTTCAGATTCATCAACGGATATATGTTTGGAATACGCAGAGCAAGATGGTAGAATAAAACTTTTCCGGTTACCAAATGGTGGTGTTTCAAACGCAAGGAATTACGGTATCAAAAATAGCACAGCAAATTATATTATGTTTGTAGATTCTGATGATATTGTTGACGGCAACATTGTTGAGTCCTTATACACCTGTTTAAAAGAGAATGATAGTGATTTGTCGGGAGGGTTACTTGCTACTTTTGATGGAAATTATCAAGAATCTGAGCTGCAAAAGTGTCAAATTGATTTGGAAGAGATAAAAGAGGTGCGAGACTTAGGAAATGAAAATTTTCCAAATCATTATATGAGCGGTATCTTTAATAGCCCTTGTTGCAAACTTTATAAGAATATATATATAAACAAAGGTTTTGACACTGAACAGTGGTTAGGAGAGGACTTATTATTTAATCTAAATTATTTAAAGAATATAAAAAAAGTCAGCTATGTAAACAGAAATCTTTATTTTGCTAGAAGAGGTATACAAAGTACTACAAATACGTTTAAAAAAGATGTTTTTATTCAATTAGAAAATTTAGAAGAAAAAACTTTTGATTTGTTTGTTAAAATATTTGGTGGACAATATGAATTTTCTGTTTTTAAAGAGACGCTACAGTGGCATATTATTTATTATAGCTTATTAATGTTCAAAAATGGAGATGAATCGCTTCCAAAGAAATTGCATATATTTAAGTATTTATACAATAGGCATTCTTTAGATACTCTAAGTATTAAACGAACGTCCTCTGTTTTTAAAAGAATATGTAAATTAATTGTTGCTAATAATTTGTTTAAAATTTTTTTAAATACTTTAATTAGGGAAGAAAAAAATAATGATTAA
- a CDS encoding glycosyltransferase family 2 protein — protein MINISIIVPIYNVEQYLSKCINSIVNQTYKHIEILLVNDGSTDNSEEICLAYAKKDSRIRYFKKENGGLSDARNYGISRAKGDYLAFIDSDDFIHSEFIQRLHEAIERENALVAVAGYDRVDASGHFLTAEPLPTNQAVLSGRNVCKKLLEADGHRFVVAWNKLYKKELFEDFRFEKGKIHEDEYFTYRLLYELEKVAIVKECLYYYVDRENSIITSSMTDHRFHCLLEFQNERMDFYESRGDKELLLECYRSFLAFAVLFLGKYNHWLSKQQKKLLQTLFRIVYKQLKQNKRLALLMNAYYLVGCLHLNFSVFLKTGKDKIQERLRRSESSTR, from the coding sequence ATGATTAACATTTCTATCATCGTCCCAATTTACAATGTTGAACAATATCTATCCAAGTGTATAAATAGCATTGTAAATCAGACCTACAAACATATAGAGATTCTTCTGGTGAATGACGGTAGTACGGATAATTCGGAAGAAATTTGTTTAGCATATGCGAAGAAAGATAGTCGCATTCGTTATTTTAAAAAAGAGAACGGCGGGCTATCAGATGCCCGTAATTATGGCATAAGTCGCGCCAAGGGTGACTACTTAGCTTTTATAGACTCAGATGATTTTATTCATTCGGAGTTCATCCAACGTTTACACGAAGCAATTGAGAGAGAGAATGCCCTTGTGGCAGTTGCTGGTTATGATAGGGTAGATGCTTCGGGGCATTTCTTAACAGCAGAGCCGCTTCCTACAAATCAGGCTGTTCTGAGCGGCAGGAATGTTTGTAAAAAGCTGCTAGAGGCGGATGGTCATCGCTTTGTGGTGGCCTGGAATAAACTCTATAAAAAAGAACTATTTGAAGATTTTCGATTTGAAAAGGGTAAGATTCATGAAGATGAATACTTCACTTATCGCTTGCTCTATGAGTTAGAAAAAGTTGCAATAGTTAAGGAGTGCTTGTACTATTATGTTGACCGAGAAAATAGTATCATAACTTCTAGTATGACTGACCATCGCTTCCATTGCCTACTGGAATTTCAAAATGAACGAATGGACTTCTATGAAAGTAGAGGAGATAAAGAGCTCTTACTAGAGTGTTATCGTTCATTTTTAGCCTTTGCTGTTTTGTTTTTAGGCAAATATAATCATTGGTTGAGCAAACAGCAAAAGAAGCTTCTCCAAACGCTATTTAGAATTGTATATAAACAATTGAAGCAAAATAAGCGACTTGCTTTACTAATGAATGCTTATTATTTGGTAGGGTGTCTTCATCTTAATTTTAGTGTCTTTCTGAAAACGGGGAAAGATAAAATTCAAGAAAGATTGAGAAGAAGTGAAAGTAGTACTCGGTAA
- a CDS encoding glycosyltransferase family 2 protein, protein MKIISFTMVNNESEIIESFIRYNYNFIDEMVIIDNGCTDNTMQIIFNLIKEGYKISVYDESLEAYNQYRLDNKYLTKIIAEKNPDLIIPLDADEFLTADSNPRKLLEQLDLEKIHYVNWQWFVMTKKDDINESFIPRRMQYCFEKPVWHHSDGKPVTKCIISAKYYKKMNLKLSMGHHTVFGNPNVRIEHHNDLKFAHYRAISQEQLIYKTICYTIRDIATMENNIETAQRTNQMALIESGVDMWETAREASYSGYDCNVIHAPIDLSFCKENIVIKYNELSRETVAERVMKTGREMAVRAYNVERKQKEKKFLKPIIFVLDGLKGDEYIHPNPSNHLTILTEMYNVRGLLTDNHQIKFLKVNYRLIITPDFAKFLPHEFIVVPDTLDIEQVKSQYVGTGVDLSKIISLKEYRKEIGFIGNLYALLGFVPNMLNRIYLYIQRNGIANTIIKIKSRL, encoded by the coding sequence ATGAAAATTATTTCTTTTACAATGGTTAATAACGAAAGTGAGATAATAGAGTCATTTATACGGTATAATTATAACTTTATTGACGAGATGGTCATTATTGATAATGGTTGTACAGATAACACGATGCAAATTATTTTTAATTTGATTAAAGAGGGATATAAAATATCCGTATATGATGAGTCTTTAGAGGCATATAATCAGTATCGACTTGATAATAAATATCTAACGAAAATAATTGCTGAAAAAAATCCAGATTTGATAATACCTTTGGATGCGGATGAATTTTTAACAGCCGATTCAAATCCACGGAAACTTTTGGAACAACTGGACTTAGAAAAGATACATTATGTGAATTGGCAATGGTTTGTTATGACTAAAAAAGATGATATTAATGAATCGTTTATACCACGTAGAATGCAATATTGTTTTGAAAAACCTGTTTGGCATCATTCTGATGGTAAACCAGTTACTAAATGTATAATTTCCGCTAAGTATTACAAAAAAATGAATTTAAAGCTATCGATGGGACATCACACTGTTTTTGGTAACCCAAATGTAAGGATAGAACATCATAATGATTTGAAATTTGCACATTATCGAGCTATTAGCCAAGAGCAATTAATTTATAAAACAATTTGTTACACTATTCGCGATATTGCTACTATGGAGAACAATATCGAAACAGCTCAAAGAACAAATCAGATGGCGCTCATTGAATCTGGCGTGGATATGTGGGAAACGGCGAGAGAAGCCTCTTATTCAGGTTATGATTGTAATGTTATACATGCACCAATTGATTTAAGTTTTTGTAAAGAAAATATTGTAATAAAATATAACGAACTATCCAGAGAAACAGTAGCAGAACGCGTGATGAAAACGGGAAGAGAAATGGCTGTTCGTGCATATAATGTGGAGCGAAAACAAAAAGAAAAGAAATTTCTAAAACCTATTATATTTGTATTAGATGGGTTAAAAGGAGATGAGTATATTCATCCCAATCCATCAAATCATTTGACGATCTTAACTGAAATGTATAACGTCAGAGGCTTACTTACCGATAATCACCAAATTAAATTTCTCAAAGTTAATTATAGATTAATTATAACTCCAGATTTTGCTAAGTTTTTACCGCATGAATTTATTGTTGTACCAGATACCTTGGATATAGAGCAAGTTAAAAGCCAGTATGTTGGTACAGGTGTAGACTTGTCAAAGATTATTTCTTTAAAAGAGTATCGAAAAGAGATAGGCTTTATTGGTAATTTGTATGCGCTTTTAGGATTTGTTCCGAATATGCTCAATAGAATTTATCTATATATTCAGAGAAACGGTATTGCAAACACTATTATAAAAATCAAGTCGAGATTGTGA
- a CDS encoding glycosyltransferase family 52, whose amino-acid sequence MRRIYICHTMYQILISLLKMDVERDSLMSVDIIGHFPDVREQLQQHVHLIEETERSFDLYSLIARSKTKERLSLLQSYDEVIIFQDHRQVGHFLNKHRIPYSLLEDGYNFFKDKRVCDLESIQSSVWKRLFYQWYFKPTYLIGSSLYCQSIEVNDLSLVQFDEAYKPFVEVPRKQLFDQASPEKVQALLQIFGARAIVADEESSQKRLLLLTQPLSWDYHVTEEELLEIYVAGLAPYREDYTIYIKPHPRDGVDYSFLGKAVVLLPQGIPFELFEMAGSIRFDIGMTYSSSALDFLNCFEEKVYLKDTFPLLSKNDILREGIE is encoded by the coding sequence TTGAGACGAATTTATATTTGCCATACGATGTATCAGATCCTGATTTCCTTGTTAAAGATGGACGTTGAGAGAGATAGTTTGATGTCCGTTGATATCATCGGGCATTTTCCAGATGTCAGGGAGCAACTGCAGCAGCATGTTCATCTAATCGAGGAGACGGAGCGTTCATTTGATCTATATTCTTTGATAGCTAGATCAAAAACAAAAGAACGCCTTTCCTTGTTACAGAGCTATGACGAGGTGATCATTTTTCAAGATCACCGTCAAGTCGGTCATTTTTTAAATAAACATCGGATTCCCTATTCTCTTTTGGAGGATGGTTATAATTTTTTCAAGGATAAAAGAGTGTGCGATTTGGAGTCAATTCAATCATCTGTCTGGAAAAGACTCTTTTATCAATGGTATTTTAAACCAACATATTTGATTGGTTCAAGTCTCTATTGTCAATCCATTGAGGTCAATGATCTGTCGCTCGTACAATTTGACGAGGCTTATAAACCCTTTGTAGAAGTTCCGAGAAAGCAATTATTTGATCAAGCATCGCCAGAGAAGGTGCAAGCGCTGCTGCAGATATTTGGAGCAAGGGCGATAGTAGCGGATGAAGAGTCTTCTCAAAAACGATTGCTATTATTGACCCAGCCCTTGTCTTGGGATTATCATGTGACCGAAGAGGAGTTGTTGGAGATTTATGTAGCAGGTCTTGCCCCTTATCGGGAAGACTATACAATCTACATAAAACCGCACCCACGAGATGGGGTTGATTATTCATTTCTGGGTAAGGCTGTGGTGCTTCTGCCTCAAGGTATTCCGTTTGAGTTGTTCGAAATGGCAGGTAGTATCCGTTTTGATATCGGTATGACCTATAGTTCGTCTGCTTTAGATTTTTTAAATTGTTTTGAAGAGAAAGTGTATTTAAAGGACACTTTTCCTCTTCTTTCAAAAAATGATATTTTGCGTGAGGGGATAGAATAG